From the genome of Spinacia oleracea cultivar Varoflay chromosome 2, BTI_SOV_V1, whole genome shotgun sequence, one region includes:
- the LOC110791348 gene encoding NAC domain-containing protein 90: protein MGDIVDEIMEAPGFRFYPTEEELISFYLQEKLQGRGGQDIEGVIPVVYIYDYNPWDLPQLSGERCRCDPQVQEWFFFTPKQERQVKGGRPNRLTTTGYWKATGSPGYVYSSSDNKIIGVKRTMVFYHGRARSRSGSKTEWKMNEYMAIDHQPSSSTNPIPSQKGEFTICRVYIKSKCLRAFDRRPAAPPMNTPALLSAQQVDHNQPSSSDQHQIQARSMVEIRRCRSSESSWSSGEEAAVNNNNNNDATQGLNNNQVNIIMDMECDQQQPLWEWDDSWMNHWNLSTHY from the exons ATGGGTGATATTGTTGATGAAATAATGGAAGCTCCGGGGTTTCGATTTTATCCAACAGAAGAAGAGTTAATATCTTTTTATCTTCAAGAAAAGCTTCAAGGACGAGGAGGACAAGATATCGAAGGTGTTATACCTGTGGTTTATATTTATGATTATAATCCATGGGATCTTCCAC AATTATCAGGAGAGCGATGTAGGTGTGACCCTCAAGTACAAGAATGGTTCTTCTTCACACCAAAACAAGAGAGACAAGTAAAAGGAGGAAGGCCGAACCGCCTCACCACTACCGGCTACTGGAAAGCCACTGGGTCACCTGGTTATGTCTACTCCTCTTCTGATAATAAAATCATTGGTGTTAAGAGAACAATGGTTTTCTACCATGGACGAGCTCGTAGTAGATCAGGCTCTAAGACTGAGTGGAAGATGAATGAGTACATGGCCATTGATCATCAACCCTCTTCTTCAACTAATCCTATTCCATCT CAAAAGGGAGAGTTCACAATATGCCGAGTTTACATAAAATCAAAGTGTTTGCGAGCATTTGATAGACGACCAGCTGCACCACCCATGAACACACCCGCATTATTATCAGCTCAACAAGTTGATCATAATCAACCAAGTTCATCTGACCAACACCAAATTCAAGCTCGATCAATGGTGGAGATTCGGAGGTGTAGATCAAGTGAGAGCTCGTGGTCATCAGGGGAAGAAGCTGCagttaataataacaataataatgatGCTACTCAAGGATTAAATAATAATCAAGTCAACATTATTATGGACATGGAATGTGATCAACAACAACCTCTTTGGGAATGGGACGATTCCTGGATGAATCACTGGAACCTTTCAACTCATTATTGA